The Sphingomonas carotinifaciens genomic sequence ACCCCACCACTGCGGACGCGATGGCGGAAGCGGCCAAGAGCATCGCGCGCACCACCTCGGCCAAGGCGATCATCTGCTTCACCACCAGCGGATCGACCGCACGCCGCGTGGCGCGCGAGCGGCCGCCGGTGCCGATCCTGGTGCTGACCCCGCAGGCGGAGACGGCACGGCGGCTCGGCCTGTTGTGGGGCTGTCATGCGGTGCACACCCGCGACGTCGAATCGTTCGAGGAAATGGTCGCCAAGTCGAAGCGCATGGCGCTGCGTCACGGCATCGCCGCTGCGGGCGATCAGGTCATCATCATGGCTGGCGTACCGTTCCGCACGCCGGGGTCGACCAACGTGCTGCACGTCACCCGGCTGACCGGCGACGAACTGGAGAAGTACGGCGAGGATCGCGCGGAAGCCTGAAGCTCAGCCGCCGATCTTCGACCCCAGCAGGCCGGCGCCGATCGCGACCGCGACGCCGGCCAGCACGATCGCGACGATCATCACCAGCCCGTCGCGGACCATCAATGCCAGGCCGAAGGTGGCGATCGCCGCCATCGGCGCGGTGGTCGCCAGCGGCAGCAATTCCAGCGGCGGCACCGTACAGGCGAGCAGGATGCACGCCACCGCCGCGACCCGCACGAACGGCCCTTTGGTGAGTGCCGGCAGGCGACCATGGAACCAGCGGTCCGCCCAGCCGGCGGGCTTGCGCGCCTTTTTCGTGGTTTTCCGGACCGTCTCGGCCTTGACGGAGCGGTTGCGCAGGAAGCCGGGTAGCCAGAGATGCTTGCGCCCCAGCACCATCTGCACCGCGGTCAACAGGATCACGCAGGCGAGGACGGTCGGCAGGCCGGGGATCGACCCGACCGGTGATATGTCGACCAGCGCGGGCAACAGCAGGAAGGGGCCATAGGACCGGTTGCCGAAAGCCTCGATCACGTCGCCGAGCGAAACCCGGTCCTGCTTGTCCGCAAGTTCATCCAGGGCGTCGAGAATATCGCCGATGCTGTGGGGATCACTGGCCATGGGGGCGGAACGGGATGACTAGTGGCGCGGTTCCACTCGACAGCGCCCCCGCTCGCCCGCTACGGAACGAAAGGTGACCGACACCGACCGCCTTTTGTCCGCGAGCCGCCGTCCCGAGGATGTCGACGCCGCGCTGCGCCCCAAGCATCTCGACGAATTCGTCGGCCAGCAGGCCGCGCGCGACAATCTGCGCGTCTTCATCCAGGCGGCCCGGTCGCGGGGCGACGCGCTGGACCATGTGCTGTTCTTCGGTCCGCCGGGGCTGGGCAAGACGACGCTGGCGCAGATCATCGCACGCGAGATGGGGGTGGGCTTTCGCGCCACCTCCGGCCCGGTGATCGCCAAGTCGGGCGATCTGGCGGCGCTGCTCACCAATCTGGAAGACGGCGACGTGCTGTTCATCGACGAGATCCACCGGCTCCAGCCCGCGGTGGAGGAGGTGCTGTATCCGGCGATGGAGGACCGCGCGCTGGACCTGATGATCGGCGAGGGGCCGTCGGCCCGTTCGGTCCGCATCGACCTGCCGCGCTTCACGCTGGTCGGCGCCACCACGCGGCAGGGATTGCTGACCACGCCGCTGCGTGACCGGTTCGGCATTCCGGTGCGACTGCAATTCTATACGGTCGAGGAACTGACCCGCGTGGTGACGCGCGCGGCGCGGCTGCTCGACCTGGCCATTGCGGAGGACGGCGCGACCGAAGTCGCGCGCCGGTCGCGGGGCACGCCGCGCATCGCCGGCCGGCTGCTGCGCCGGGTGCGCGACTTCGCGACGGTGGCGGGGCATGACGTGGTCGATGCCCGCGCCGCCGATCAGGCGCTGAACCGGCTGGAGGTCGATGCGCTGGGGCTGGACGCGATGGATCGCCGCTATCTGATGATGATCGCCGACGTCTATCGCGGCGGCCCGGTCGGCGTGGAGACGCTGGCGGCTGGCCTGAGCGAACCGCGCGACACGATCGAGGAAGTGATCGAGCCCTATCTGATCCAGCTCGGCCTGGTCGCGCGCACCGCGCGCGGGCGCGTGCTGAATGCCGGGGGATGGAAGCATCTGGGCCTCAATCCGCCGGTCGGCAGCCAGGACGGCCTGTTCGACCTGGGCGGATAATCGGGACAGGCACTCCAGCTTCGTGCCCTGCGTCATAATGTTGCATGGCACCCAAGGCAGTGATCTGTTAGCCCTTGGCCCATGCCCCTATCGGCCGCTGCCTCCGCCCGCGAAATCCTGGTCCGCCTGCACGACGTGATGGCGTCGCGGGCGCCCGCGCAATCCAAGCTGAACCAAGTCGTCCAGATCATCGGTGAGGCGATCGGGAGCGAGGTGTGTTCGATCTACCTGCTGCGCGAGGGCGTGCTGGAGCTGTTCGCGACGCGCGGGCTGGCGCAGGAGGCGGTGCACGTCACCAAGCTGGCGATGGGGGAAGGGCTGGTCGGCACGATCGCCGAAGATGTCGAGGTGCTGAACCTGGACGAAGCCGCCAGCCACCCCGATTTCGCCTACAAGCCAGAGACGGGCGAGGACCGTTTCCACAGTTTCGCCGGCGTGCCGATCATCCGGCGCGAGCGGGCGGTGGGCGTGCTGGCGGTGCAGCACAGCGAGCCGCGCCGGTATCAGGATGTCGAGATCGAAGCGTTGCAGACGGTGGCGATGGTGCTGTCCGAGCTGATCTCCAATGCCGGGCTGATCGACGAGGGCGGGCAGGGCGCCGGGCGTCCGCAGAGCACCGCGTCGCAGCGGCTGATGGGCCAGAAGCTGGTCGACGGCATGGGTTCGGGCTTTGCCGTCTTCCACCAGCCGCGCATCACCATCGAGCATACCGTGGCCGAGGACACCGATGCCGAGCGGCACCGCGTCTATGCCGCGTTCGACAAGATGCGCGAACAGATCGACCGCATGGCGCGCGAGGCCGAGTTCGGTGTCGGCGGCGAGCATGAGGAGGTGATCGATACCTACAAGATGTTCGCGTACGACGAGGGGTGGGCGCGACGGATCAACGAGGCGATCGACAGCGGTCTGACCGCGGAGGCGGCGATCGAGCGGGTGCAGCAGCGCACCCGCCAGCGCATGCGCCAGATCGACGATCCGCTGCTCGCCGACCGGATGCACGATCTGGAGGACCTGTCGAACCGGCTGCTGCGCATCGTGTCGGGTCAGATGGGGACGGCGGCGCAACTGGGTCTGCGCCAGGACACGATCCTGATCGCGCGCAACCTGGGGCCGGCCGAGCTGCTGGAATATGACAAGCGCCGCCTGAAGGGCGTGGTGCTGGAGGAAGGATCGCTGACCGCGCACGTCATCATCGTCGCGCGCGCGATGGGCGTGCCGGTGCTGGGCCGGGTGCGCGACACCCGCCGGCTGATCGCCGAGGGCGACCGGCTGCTGCTCGACACGATCGAGAACAACGTCTTCGTCCGGCCCTCCGCGGCGATGGAGGAAGCGTTCGATGCCAAGCTGACGCTCCGTCAGAAGCGCCGCGCCGCCTATGCCGCGCTGCGCGACGTGGCGCCGGAGACGAAAGACGGCCACCGGGTGACGGTGATGGTCAATGCCGGCCTGCGCGACGATGCCGCGGCGCTGGACATCACCGGTGCGGACGGGATCGGCCTGTTCCGGACCGAATTCCAGTTTCTCGTCTCCGCCTCGCTGCCGCAGCGCGAGCGGCAACAGCGGCTGTACCGCGAAGTGCTGGAAGCGGCGGGCGAGCGCCCGGTGGTGTTCCGCACGATCGATATCGGCGGCGACAAGGCGCTGCCCTATCTCAACATCGAGGCGGGCGACGAGGAGAATCCGGCGATGGGCTGGCGCGCGCTGCGCCTCGCGCTGGAACGCGACGGCCTGATGAAGGCGCAGGCGCGTGCGCTGCTGGAGGCGGCGGGCGGGCGCACGCTGAACGTGATGTTCCCGATGGTGTCCGAGGCATGGGAGTTCGACGAGGCACGCGCGCTGTTCGAGGCGCAGCGGTTGTTCCTGTCGGGACGCGGCAAGCGGATGCCGAACGAGATACGCTATGGCGCGATGCTGGAGGTGCCGGCGCTGGCCGAGCAGCTGGACCTGATCCTGCCGCAGGTCGATTTCCTGTCGATCGGCACCAACGACCTGACCCAGTTCCTGTTCGCCGCCGACCGTGCGAACCCCAAGCTGGCGGAACGGTATGACTGGCTGTCGCCCTCCATCCTGCGCTTCCTGCGCCGGGTGGTGGAGCCGGCCCGTGCAGCCGGCGTGCCGGTCGCGGTATGCGGCGAGATGGGCGGACGGCCGCTGGAGGCGATGGCGCTGATCGGGGTCGGCATCGACCGGCTGTCGATCACCCCGGCGGCGGTCGGGCCGGTCAAGGCGATGGTTCGCTCGCTCGACCGCACCGCTATTGCCGCCGAGATGGACCGGCTGCTGGCGCATCCGCCGCGCGACATGCGCGGGGTGCTTGGTGCCTGGGCTGCGACGAACGGCGTGGAATTGGCCTGATGCCAGGGCAGAGGGCGCGTTGACAGGCTTACAACCCTTTGGGAAAGACGGGGGTGACCGGCAGGGTGGGCCGCGGTCGCTTCGGAGTTGAGAATGGACGAGGTCAATCCGGGCCATGACGCCGCGCCCGCGGCACCCGCGCGCGCCGGAGACGTTCTGCGCGCCGCCCGCGAGGCGCAAGGGCTGTCCCTCGCGGATGTCGGCGCACGTACCCGCATTCCCAACCGCCATCTGGCGGCGATCGAGGCATCGGATTACCAGAGCCTGCCATCGGCCACCTATGCGATGGGCTTTGCCAAGGCCTATGCCCGCGCGGTCGGCGCGGACGAGGTGGCGATCGCCCATTCGGTGCGTGCCGAGGTGGACCGGATCGGCCGCCGCCAGAGCGACTATGTACCCCACGACATCGCCGACCCGGCCCGCGTGCCGCCGCGCGGCCTGGCGATCCTCGGCGTCGGCGTGGCGCTCGCGGTCCTCGTGCTGGTGGCGCTGTGGTTCGGCACCGAGCTGTTCCACAACCGCACCGCGACGGCGCCGGAGGCACCCGAAATCGCCGCGCCGACCCCGGCCGCCGCACCCAGGACGGTGACGCAGCCGGTGCCGGCCGTCACGACCGGGCAGGTGACGCTGGTCGCCAATGACGAGGTGTGGCTGCGCGTCTATGACGCCAACAACGAGACGCTGTTCCTGCGCACGATGAAGGCGGGCGAACGGTTCGACGTGCCGACCACCGCGCGCGAGCCCAAGATCAACGTCGGTCGCCCCGACAAGCTGACCATCATGCTGAACGGTAAGGCGACGCCGCCGCTGGGCGACGGATCGCGCCCGATCAAGGATGTGCGGGTCGATGCCGCCGCCGTCGGCGCACGGCTGGCCGGGACGCCGATCCCGGCCGCGGCTCCGGCGCCCGCCGCCGAGCCGGCGCCGCCGAGGCCACTGAACGCGGCGGCCATCCCGGAATAGCGTGCGCCGGCAACCGCTTTAAGGCTGGCGACAGCTTGGGCGTTGCAGTTATGGTCGATGTTCATGAAAATCCTGCTTGCACCGGGGGGTGTGATCGATGCGTAACCTGTTGATGACCGGCGTTGCCGCCGCGCTGTTCCTGCCCACGGCGGTATCCGCGCAAGGCGTGGAGGGCCGTGTGACCAAGCTGGAAAGCGAAATGCGCGCTGTCCAGCGCAAGGTGTTCCCGAACGGGGCGGGCCAGTATCTGCAACCCGACATCACCGCGTCGCAGGCGCCGCAGACGGCCGCCGGCGTGCCCGCGACCAGCGCGGTCGCCGATCTTTCGTCGCGCGTGACCTCGCTGGAAGAGCAGCTGGCGTCGCTGACTGGGCAGATCGAGCAGAACGGCTTTCGCGTGCGCCAGCTTCAGGAACAGTTCGAGGCGTATAAGCGCGCCACGGACAATCGCCTGAAGCTGGTAGAGGGCGGGCCGGCACCGATCGCGCCGGCGGGCGAAAGCGCGCCGCTGGAGGGCGCTGCGGTGTCGCCGCCGCCGGCCCGCGCGGCCGGCGGCAGCACGAGCGCCAAGCCGGCTGCGGCTGCGGCTGCGGCTGCGACCGCGGCGCCCGCTGCGGTGGCGGGGGTGGAGAAGCCCTCGACCGGCGACGCGGCAGAGGACGAGTATCTTTACGGATACCGCCTGTGGAGCGCGAAGAAATATCCGGAGGCCGAAGCGCAGCTGAAAAAGGTCGTCGCGACCTATCCGAAGAGCAAGCGCGCCAGCTATGCGCAGAACCTGCTTGGCCGGTCCTATCTTGATGCGGGTAAACCCAGCCTCGCCTCCATGGCCTTTTACGAGAATTACAAGAAATTTCCCGATGGCGAGCGGGCGCCCGACAGCCTGCTGTATCTGGGGCAGGCGCTGACCAAGCTGAACAAGCCGGCGGATGCGTGCAAGGTCTATGACGAGCTGTCGGACGTATACGGCGCCAAGCTGTCGGCGGCGATGAAGGGGCAGGTCGAGGCGGGACGTTCGGCGGCCAAATGTAAGTAGGGCGGAAATGCCCTCTCCCCTTTGGGGGGGGCGCTGCCGCAAGGCAGGGGGAAAGGTGAGGGGTTGCCAAGCAGTGCAGCACTGTTGGTCTGCCCCTCACCCTCCCACCGCTTGCGCGGCGGGCCCCTCCCTCTCCCCGGCGGGGAGAGGGATTAGAGCGCCCATGCTTGTTCTGGCGGTGCCAAGCTGCGCTGTCTGAGGACCCATCACTCTCCCCGCGGCCGTGCCGCGAGGCCCCTCCAGCATCAGGTCGTCCATGCCCCCGGCATGGACTAACCAGCACAAGGCGCTGTCTACCTGATGCCCCTCCGCTGGGGAGGGGGCGTGAGTTACGCCGCCAGTTCCATGGTCTCGCCGGTGGCGGCACCCAGCAGGCGTTTTTCCAGCGTCTTGAGGCGCGCGGGTGCGACGATGCGGTCGCCGGTCAGGTCGGTGAGGTAGAATACGTCCACCGCGCGCTCGCCATAGGTGGCGACGTGCGCGGAATGGATCGTGACCTTGGACTGGAACAGCGCATGGGCCAGCCGGTTGAGCAGCGCCGGCCGGTCGCGGGCATGGACCTCCACCACGGTGAAGCGGTTCGACGCGCGATTGTCGATCAGGACATTGGGTTGCAGGTCGAACGCCTCGGCGCGGGGGCGGGGAGCGGGCTTGGCGACCAGCCGGTCGGCCAGCTTGCCGCGATTGGCCAGCGCATCCTCGATCGCGCGGTTCAGGCGGGCCAGTTGCCCCGGATCGTCGAAGGGGCGGCCCAGCGGATCCTGCACCAGGAAATTGTCGATCGCCATGCCGTCGCGCGTCGTATGGATGCGCGCATCGATGACGTTGCCGCCCGCGACGTGGATTGCGCCGGCGATGCGGTAGAACAGGCCAGGATGGTCGGCGGCGTAGATCGACACCAGGGTCGCGCCGCGATCGGGATCGACCGCGGCCTCGATCGACAGCTGCGCGTCGCCGGCCTTGGCCATCTGCCGCGCGTTGATCGCCAGCACGTCGTCGGGCTCGGCGATCCAATAGGCCTCGGGCAGGCGCCGGACATGGCCGTGGAAATTTTCCTGCGTCCAGCCGAGCGCGTCGGCCAGCCGCGCCTGCTTGGCGGCGATGCGCTCGCCGCGCCCGCGCTGCTTGTGACCGAGGCGCAGTACCTCCTCGGCGGCCTCGTACAGGTCGGACAGCAATTGCCGCTTCCAGCTGTTCCAGGTGCCGGGGCCTACGGCGCGGATGTCGACCACGGTCAGCACGAGCAGCAGGCGTAGCCGCTCCGGGCTTTGCACGGTTTCGCAAAAGTCGAGGATCGTCTTGAAGTCCGACAGGTCCCGCTTGAACGCGGTGGCGGACATCAGCAGGTGCCAGCGAACCAGCCAGGCGACCGTCTCCGTCTCAGCCGCGCTCAGCCCCAGGCGCGGGCACAGCCGCTGGGCGACCCCTGCACCCAGGATCGAATGGTCGCCGCCGCGCCCCTTGGCGATGTCGTGGAGCAGCACCGCGACGAACAGCACGCGGCGCGACAGGATCTGTTCGGCCACCGTGCTGGCGAGCGGATGATCCTCGCGCAGCCGGCCGCGCTCGATCCGCGACAACAGGCCGATGGCGCGGATCGTGTGCTCGTCCACCGTATAATGATGGTACATGTCGAACTGCATCTGCGCGACGACGCGGCCGAAATCGGGCACGAAGCGGCCGAACACCCCCGCCTCGTTCATCCAGCGCAGCACCAGTTCGGGATCGCGCGGGGACGTCAGCACGTCGAGGAACAGCGCATTGGCGCGGGGGTCGTTGCGGATCTCGTCGGCCAGCTTGGCGTCGCGCGCGGCGGCGCGCATCGCCAGCGGATGCACCTCCAGTTCGTAACGGTCGGCAAGCTGGAAGACCTCGATCAGGCGCACCGGGTCCTCGGCGAAGAAGCCGTCATGCGGCAGGGCGAGCCGGCCGCGGTCGAGGACGAAGCCGTTCAGGCGGCGGGGGCGGCGGCGGATGGTGGGAAGGCCGAAGCGGTGGCCGCGCGCCGCGAACCGCTCGTCCAGATGCGCCAGGAAGACGCCGGTCAGCGCGCCCACCGTCTTGGCCTGCAGGAAGTAGAATTGCATGAAGCGCTCGACGCGCGGCTTACCGGGGCGATCGGCATAGCGCATCCGCTCGGCGATCTGGCGCTGCACGTCGAAGGTCAGCCGGTCCTCGGCGCGGCCGGTGATGTCGTGCAGGTGGCAGCGCACCGCCCACAGGAAATTGTCGGCACGGTGGAACTGGCGATATTCCTGCCGCGTGAACAGCCCGGCATCGACCAGATCGGTCGCGCGCTGCACGTCATGGACGTATTTGCCGATCCAGAACAGCGCATGGAGGTCGCGCAGGCCGCCCTTGCCCTCCTTCACATTGGGTTCGACCACGTAGCGCGTGTCGCCCATCTTGCGGTGGCGCGCATCGCGCTCGGCCAGCTTGTCGGCGATGAACTGGCGGTGGGTGTCCTTCTGGATCTCCGCCTTGAAGCGGCGGCAGGCCTCTTCGTACAGCCCCGCGTCGCCGCAGATCAGCCGTGATTCGAGCAGGGCGGTGCGAACCGTGATGTCGCTGCGCGCCTGGCGGATCATCTCGTCCACCGAGCGGCTGGAATGGCCGACCTTCAGCCCCAGGTCCCAGAGCGAATAGAGCATCGATTCGATGACCTGCTCGGCATGCGGGGTCTGCTTCCACGGGGTGAGGAAGCCGATATCCACGTCCGAGTGCGGCGCCATCTCGCCCCGGCCATAGCCGCCGACCGCGATCAGGGTCAGCCGTTCGGCGGCGGTGGGGTTGTGGAGCGGATAAAGACCCTGCGTCGTCGCATCGAACAGCACGCGCAAGATCTGGTCGACCAGATAGGCCTGCCCAGCCGCCGCCTCCAGCCCGCGCGACGGATAGGCGATCAGGCGCCGCGACACCTCCGCCCGCCCAGCCTCCAGCGCCTCCTTCAGCACCGGCGTCATCCGCTTGCGCCCCTCGGCCCCGTGCAGGGGCCCCAGCGCGGCAATCCGGTCGGCCAGCGCCCGGCGATCGACGATGGCGCGGCGGTGGGACAGTGTTTCGAAGCGGCTCGACATGGATCAGGCCATAGCCGCTTGGCGCGAACAAGTTGAGCCGCGTTGTGCCAGGCGTCAGCCGCCGTCGGGGAAGTCGGTGGCCAGTGCTTCGTCACGCAGCGACTCGATCTCGGCCAGCCGCTCGCGCAGGCGCTGGACGACCGCATCGTGGCCCCAGCGGCCGAGGACGAGGTGGCGGGGCGGGTCGGCGCGTTCGGTGAGCGCGATCATCGCGTCGGCGGCGCGGACCGGGTCGCCGGCCTGCTGACCGCTGATGTCGCTGGTGCTTTTCATGCGGGCACCGGCCGTCTCGGCATAGGCGGCGATGCGGTTCGGCGTCTGGCGCAGCGAGCGGCCGGCCCAGTCGGTGCGGAACGGGCCGGGCTCGACGCAGGTGACGTGGAGGCCGAGCGGCGCGACTTCGGCGGCGAGCGAATCGGACCAGCCCTCCACCGCGTGTTTGCTGGCGGCGTAGTAGCCGGAGGCGGGGAAGCCGGCTAGGCCGGCGACGGAGGTGATGTTGAGGATGTGGCCGCGGCCGGCGTGGCGCATCAGGGGCAGGACGGCGCGGGTGAGAGCGAACAGGCCGAAGACGTTGGCGTCGAACTGGGCGCGGATCTCCTCCTCCACGCCCTCCTCGATCGCGGCCTGGTAGCCATAGCCGGCATTGTTCACCAGCACGTCGATGCGGCCGAAGCGCGTTTTCGCCGCGTCCACCGCGGCGGCGATCTGGCCGGCGTCGGTGACATCGAGATCGAGGGCGAGCAGGGCGTCGCCATCGCCCGACAGATCGGCGACGCGGGCGCGGTCGCGTGCGGTGGCGACGACGCGCCATCCGCGTGCGAGCACGCGTTCCGCCAGCGCACGGCCGAAGCCGGTGGAACAGCCGGTGATGAACCAGACGGGGGTGTCGGACATGGGGAAATGTGCCTCTGGGTGAAGGGTTTGCCCCTCTACGCAGGTGGTCGGGTGCGGTTCCTTATCCGTCCCGTGCCAGCGCCTTCAGCCGGTAGAGCGCGTCGAGCGCCTCGCGCGGGGACAGGCTGTCGACGTCGATCGCCTCCACCGCGCTGCGGATGGCGTCGCATTGTTCTTCCTCGGCCTGGGCGACGGCAGCGAAGAGGGGGAGGTCGTCGAGGCCGGCGGCGAGCCCGCCGGTCCGGGCGCGGCCGGCCTCGAGCCGGGCAAGGACGGACTTGGCGCGGGCGATGGTGGCGGGGGGCATGCCGGCGAGGCGGGCGACGGCGAGGCCGTAGCTGCGGTCGGCGGGGCCGGTGGCGACCTCGTGCAGCAGCACCAGTTCGCCCTTCCATTCGCGCGCGCGGACATGATGGAGACTGAGCGCCTCGCAGCGCTCCGCCAGCCGGGTCAGTTCATGGTAATGGGTCGCGAACAGGCAGCGGCAGCGATTATCCTCGTGGATCGCCTCCACCACCGCCCAGGCGATGGCGAGCCCGTCATAGGTGGAGGTGCCGCGGCCGACCTCGTCCAGGATGACCAGGCTGCGCGGCGTCGCCTGTGCCAGGATCGCGGCGGTTTCCACCATCTCGACCATGAAGGTCGAGCGGCCGCGCGCGAGATTGTCCGACGCGCCGACGCGGCTGAACAGGCGATCGACCAGCCCGATGCGCGCGCGGGTGGCGGGAACGTAGCTGCCCGCCTGCGCCAGCACCGCGATCAGAGCATTCTGGCGCAGAAAGGTGGATTTGCCGCCCATGTTCGGCCCGGTGACCAGCCATAGCCGCGACCCTTCCGACAACTGGCAGTCATTGGCGACGAAACGCTCGCCCGAGCGCGCGACCGCGGCCTCGACCACCGGATGGCGGCCGCCCGTCACCTCGAAACAGGCATGATCGACCAGTTCGGGGCGGACCCAGCCGCCCTCCGCCGCGCGCTCGGCCAGTGCGCTCGCCACGTCCAGCCGGGCAAGCGCATCGGCGGTGGCCGCGATCCGGTCGCGCGCGGCGAGCGCCTGGGCGATCAGCTCCTCCAGATGCGCGGCCTCGGCAGCGAGCGCGTGCGCGCCGGCCTGCGACACCTTGGCGGCGACTTCGTGCAGCGCGGGCGTGTTGAAGCGGACGACGCCCGCCAGCGTCTGGCGGTGGGTGAAGC encodes the following:
- a CDS encoding exopolysaccharide biosynthesis protein, with product MASDPHSIGDILDALDELADKQDRVSLGDVIEAFGNRSYGPFLLLPALVDISPVGSIPGLPTVLACVILLTAVQMVLGRKHLWLPGFLRNRSVKAETVRKTTKKARKPAGWADRWFHGRLPALTKGPFVRVAAVACILLACTVPPLELLPLATTAPMAAIATFGLALMVRDGLVMIVAIVLAGVAVAIGAGLLGSKIGG
- the ruvB gene encoding Holliday junction branch migration DNA helicase RuvB, with product MTDTDRLLSASRRPEDVDAALRPKHLDEFVGQQAARDNLRVFIQAARSRGDALDHVLFFGPPGLGKTTLAQIIAREMGVGFRATSGPVIAKSGDLAALLTNLEDGDVLFIDEIHRLQPAVEEVLYPAMEDRALDLMIGEGPSARSVRIDLPRFTLVGATTRQGLLTTPLRDRFGIPVRLQFYTVEELTRVVTRAARLLDLAIAEDGATEVARRSRGTPRIAGRLLRRVRDFATVAGHDVVDARAADQALNRLEVDALGLDAMDRRYLMMIADVYRGGPVGVETLAAGLSEPRDTIEEVIEPYLIQLGLVARTARGRVLNAGGWKHLGLNPPVGSQDGLFDLGG
- the ptsP gene encoding phosphoenolpyruvate--protein phosphotransferase — translated: MPLSAAASAREILVRLHDVMASRAPAQSKLNQVVQIIGEAIGSEVCSIYLLREGVLELFATRGLAQEAVHVTKLAMGEGLVGTIAEDVEVLNLDEAASHPDFAYKPETGEDRFHSFAGVPIIRRERAVGVLAVQHSEPRRYQDVEIEALQTVAMVLSELISNAGLIDEGGQGAGRPQSTASQRLMGQKLVDGMGSGFAVFHQPRITIEHTVAEDTDAERHRVYAAFDKMREQIDRMAREAEFGVGGEHEEVIDTYKMFAYDEGWARRINEAIDSGLTAEAAIERVQQRTRQRMRQIDDPLLADRMHDLEDLSNRLLRIVSGQMGTAAQLGLRQDTILIARNLGPAELLEYDKRRLKGVVLEEGSLTAHVIIVARAMGVPVLGRVRDTRRLIAEGDRLLLDTIENNVFVRPSAAMEEAFDAKLTLRQKRRAAYAALRDVAPETKDGHRVTVMVNAGLRDDAAALDITGADGIGLFRTEFQFLVSASLPQRERQQRLYREVLEAAGERPVVFRTIDIGGDKALPYLNIEAGDEENPAMGWRALRLALERDGLMKAQARALLEAAGGRTLNVMFPMVSEAWEFDEARALFEAQRLFLSGRGKRMPNEIRYGAMLEVPALAEQLDLILPQVDFLSIGTNDLTQFLFAADRANPKLAERYDWLSPSILRFLRRVVEPARAAGVPVAVCGEMGGRPLEAMALIGVGIDRLSITPAAVGPVKAMVRSLDRTAIAAEMDRLLAHPPRDMRGVLGAWAATNGVELA
- a CDS encoding helix-turn-helix domain-containing protein; its protein translation is MDEVNPGHDAAPAAPARAGDVLRAAREAQGLSLADVGARTRIPNRHLAAIEASDYQSLPSATYAMGFAKAYARAVGADEVAIAHSVRAEVDRIGRRQSDYVPHDIADPARVPPRGLAILGVGVALAVLVLVALWFGTELFHNRTATAPEAPEIAAPTPAAAPRTVTQPVPAVTTGQVTLVANDEVWLRVYDANNETLFLRTMKAGERFDVPTTAREPKINVGRPDKLTIMLNGKATPPLGDGSRPIKDVRVDAAAVGARLAGTPIPAAAPAPAAEPAPPRPLNAAAIPE
- a CDS encoding tetratricopeptide repeat protein is translated as MRNLLMTGVAAALFLPTAVSAQGVEGRVTKLESEMRAVQRKVFPNGAGQYLQPDITASQAPQTAAGVPATSAVADLSSRVTSLEEQLASLTGQIEQNGFRVRQLQEQFEAYKRATDNRLKLVEGGPAPIAPAGESAPLEGAAVSPPPARAAGGSTSAKPAAAAAAAATAAPAAVAGVEKPSTGDAAEDEYLYGYRLWSAKKYPEAEAQLKKVVATYPKSKRASYAQNLLGRSYLDAGKPSLASMAFYENYKKFPDGERAPDSLLYLGQALTKLNKPADACKVYDELSDVYGAKLSAAMKGQVEAGRSAAKCK
- a CDS encoding [protein-PII] uridylyltransferase, whose protein sequence is MSSRFETLSHRRAIVDRRALADRIAALGPLHGAEGRKRMTPVLKEALEAGRAEVSRRLIAYPSRGLEAAAGQAYLVDQILRVLFDATTQGLYPLHNPTAAERLTLIAVGGYGRGEMAPHSDVDIGFLTPWKQTPHAEQVIESMLYSLWDLGLKVGHSSRSVDEMIRQARSDITVRTALLESRLICGDAGLYEEACRRFKAEIQKDTHRQFIADKLAERDARHRKMGDTRYVVEPNVKEGKGGLRDLHALFWIGKYVHDVQRATDLVDAGLFTRQEYRQFHRADNFLWAVRCHLHDITGRAEDRLTFDVQRQIAERMRYADRPGKPRVERFMQFYFLQAKTVGALTGVFLAHLDERFAARGHRFGLPTIRRRPRRLNGFVLDRGRLALPHDGFFAEDPVRLIEVFQLADRYELEVHPLAMRAAARDAKLADEIRNDPRANALFLDVLTSPRDPELVLRWMNEAGVFGRFVPDFGRVVAQMQFDMYHHYTVDEHTIRAIGLLSRIERGRLREDHPLASTVAEQILSRRVLFVAVLLHDIAKGRGGDHSILGAGVAQRLCPRLGLSAAETETVAWLVRWHLLMSATAFKRDLSDFKTILDFCETVQSPERLRLLLVLTVVDIRAVGPGTWNSWKRQLLSDLYEAAEEVLRLGHKQRGRGERIAAKQARLADALGWTQENFHGHVRRLPEAYWIAEPDDVLAINARQMAKAGDAQLSIEAAVDPDRGATLVSIYAADHPGLFYRIAGAIHVAGGNVIDARIHTTRDGMAIDNFLVQDPLGRPFDDPGQLARLNRAIEDALANRGKLADRLVAKPAPRPRAEAFDLQPNVLIDNRASNRFTVVEVHARDRPALLNRLAHALFQSKVTIHSAHVATYGERAVDVFYLTDLTGDRIVAPARLKTLEKRLLGAATGETMELAA
- a CDS encoding oxidoreductase — encoded protein: MSDTPVWFITGCSTGFGRALAERVLARGWRVVATARDRARVADLSGDGDALLALDLDVTDAGQIAAAVDAAKTRFGRIDVLVNNAGYGYQAAIEEGVEEEIRAQFDANVFGLFALTRAVLPLMRHAGRGHILNITSVAGLAGFPASGYYAASKHAVEGWSDSLAAEVAPLGLHVTCVEPGPFRTDWAGRSLRQTPNRIAAYAETAGARMKSTSDISGQQAGDPVRAADAMIALTERADPPRHLVLGRWGHDAVVQRLRERLAEIESLRDEALATDFPDGG